In Xanthomonas sacchari, a genomic segment contains:
- a CDS encoding VENN motif pre-toxin domain-containing protein, giving the protein MAGDIAASAAKKTAEARDAYLEGLNGDKQAAFAKLDPTQQQDLLLSQSAAYRDAYTSQTQWDTGGEYSRALQAVTTALVGGVSGQSGTQVASNALAPYAAQLIGRTFDGDHGSDPNAAAQLLSHALLGAVLAEANGSSGAGGALAGAGGEAAALYLTKTLYGADAKPSDLSEQDKQTILALSQAVGALVGGITGGSLSDTAVGSAIARNAVENNCMLTDIEINRIKELSKGDVSEEARLTAAACALVKCSAQYADGSEDQKFWAAVEAAGAPLKDEQELLSTQTYKNFGTSLAAKTGKAPDEQLFGYGFLDVGTDATTKWDNSNGHPFARFGGLLQTGAGAAAMLAGGGGCAETAISCVLVPWGADQTAAGLSTVATGETTSTLGGMLLSKTGLPSPYAEALYSLIGFVPSGAAAGLGRSATALPIKTLEPVNAVVGPADDVARATSNVVVNNAMGNSFDDYVLATKLSGLDARGLVATQERLPTPELAGMGKNYVKPDYTLYTQQGKVAAYADAKTGESIPFDLQARGLIDWSVGTESKTLIYYTPGGDTPISDLLLNYARQRGVKIKQVKFHE; this is encoded by the coding sequence GTGGCTGGCGACATCGCGGCCAGTGCGGCGAAGAAGACTGCCGAGGCGCGCGATGCCTACCTGGAAGGCCTGAACGGCGATAAGCAAGCGGCGTTCGCGAAACTGGATCCAACTCAGCAACAGGATCTGTTGCTGAGCCAGAGTGCAGCCTACCGAGATGCCTATACCAGCCAAACCCAATGGGACACCGGCGGTGAGTACAGCCGTGCGTTGCAGGCGGTGACCACTGCGCTGGTGGGTGGTGTGTCCGGGCAGAGCGGCACGCAGGTGGCGAGCAACGCGCTGGCACCGTATGCGGCGCAACTGATCGGGCGGACCTTCGATGGCGACCACGGCAGCGACCCGAACGCGGCCGCGCAACTGCTCTCGCATGCGCTACTGGGTGCTGTGCTGGCCGAAGCCAACGGCAGTTCAGGTGCAGGCGGTGCGTTGGCTGGAGCGGGCGGCGAAGCTGCAGCGCTATACCTGACCAAGACGCTCTACGGCGCCGACGCCAAGCCGAGCGATCTCTCCGAGCAGGACAAGCAGACTATCCTGGCCTTGTCGCAGGCGGTTGGCGCGTTGGTGGGCGGGATCACGGGCGGGAGCTTGAGCGACACGGCGGTCGGCAGCGCGATCGCGCGCAATGCGGTCGAAAACAACTGCATGCTGACGGACATAGAAATCAATCGGATCAAGGAACTAAGTAAGGGCGATGTGTCCGAAGAGGCGCGGCTCACTGCTGCTGCATGCGCATTGGTGAAATGCTCCGCCCAGTATGCGGACGGTAGCGAAGATCAAAAATTCTGGGCTGCTGTTGAGGCTGCAGGTGCACCGCTCAAAGACGAGCAAGAGCTGCTGTCAACGCAGACGTACAAGAATTTCGGCACAAGTCTCGCAGCAAAAACGGGCAAAGCACCTGACGAGCAGCTGTTCGGCTATGGATTCTTGGACGTAGGGACAGATGCCACGACAAAATGGGATAACAGCAATGGACATCCCTTTGCGCGCTTTGGCGGTCTGTTACAAACAGGAGCGGGCGCAGCAGCCATGCTTGCGGGTGGTGGAGGATGCGCAGAGACCGCGATCTCTTGTGTGCTGGTACCTTGGGGCGCGGATCAGACTGCTGCCGGCTTAAGCACGGTGGCGACGGGTGAGACGACTTCCACGCTTGGTGGCATGCTGCTGAGCAAAACAGGGCTGCCCTCTCCTTATGCAGAAGCGCTCTATTCCCTGATTGGATTTGTTCCGTCCGGTGCGGCTGCTGGTCTGGGCAGGTCAGCCACGGCGTTGCCTATTAAAACCCTTGAGCCGGTAAATGCTGTAGTTGGGCCTGCTGACGATGTTGCGCGAGCCACCTCCAACGTGGTGGTTAACAATGCGATGGGAAATAGCTTTGATGACTATGTGCTTGCGACAAAGCTTTCTGGACTTGATGCAAGGGGCTTAGTTGCGACACAGGAAAGGTTGCCAACACCCGAATTGGCTGGAATGGGAAAGAACTATGTCAAGCCTGATTACACTCTTTACACACAGCAAGGAAAGGTGGCCGCGTATGCGGATGCAAAGACTGGAGAAAGCATCCCGTTCGACTTGCAGGCGCGTGGGCTAATAGACTGGTCAGTTGGAACTGAAAGTAAGACATTGATCTATTACACCCCAGGTGGGGATACGCCCATAAGCGATCTTCTGCTAAATTACGCACGCCAACGTGGTGTAAAGATCAAGCAGGTAAAATTTCATGAGTAA